One Jeotgalicoccus saudimassiliensis DNA window includes the following coding sequences:
- a CDS encoding phosphocarrier protein HPr: MEAKSFLIIDETGIHARPATILVQTATKFESDIELEHNSKKVNLKSIMGVMSLGVGKGAEVTIHADGKDEAEAIEAISETLSSEGLTE, translated from the coding sequence ATGGAAGCAAAGTCATTTCTAATTATAGATGAAACGGGTATCCACGCACGCCCGGCGACAATATTAGTGCAGACAGCAACGAAATTCGAATCGGATATCGAGTTGGAACATAACAGCAAAAAAGTGAATCTTAAATCAATTATGGGTGTAATGTCACTTGGAGTAGGAAAAGGAGCAGAAGTAACGATTCATGCGGACGGCAAAGACGAAGCAGAAGCGATTGAAGCAATTTCTGAAACTTTATCTAGCGAAGGACTGACTGAATAA
- a CDS encoding potassium channel family protein, which translates to MKKEIAVIGLGRFGGSIVMELSEMDAEVLVIDTDEARVNEYQEYYSEGIIGDSTDEAMLKSIGIHNYDNVIVAIGDNIQASILTTLILKDLGVEKVTAKAQNAYHGRVLEKIGADIVVHPERDMGRRIAHRLVSSAVVEYLEVSSSHSIIEYSANLKLENKRINDLNLKDKFGISIIAINRDNDIIVSPDGQITILTGDILILIGSDAQLNNFENTMERLK; encoded by the coding sequence ATGAAAAAAGAAATAGCAGTAATCGGACTTGGCAGATTTGGCGGCAGTATTGTCATGGAGTTAAGCGAAATGGATGCCGAAGTGCTGGTCATCGATACAGATGAAGCGAGAGTTAATGAATATCAGGAGTATTATTCCGAAGGTATTATCGGAGATTCGACAGACGAAGCCATGCTGAAAAGCATCGGGATTCATAATTATGACAATGTCATAGTTGCAATCGGCGATAATATTCAGGCAAGTATTCTGACGACGCTGATACTAAAAGATCTCGGTGTAGAAAAGGTAACCGCAAAAGCACAGAACGCATATCACGGCAGAGTGCTTGAGAAAATCGGCGCAGATATCGTCGTGCATCCGGAACGTGATATGGGACGCAGAATTGCACACAGACTGGTGTCTTCAGCAGTAGTTGAATATTTGGAAGTATCGAGCAGTCATTCAATTATTGAATATAGTGCCAATCTAAAACTTGAGAATAAGAGAATTAACGATCTGAACCTTAAAGACAAGTTCGGTATCAGTATTATTGCCATTAACAGGGATAACGATATTATCGTCAGCCCCGACGGACAGATTACAATACTGACAGGGGATATACTGATTCTTATAGGCAGCGATGCACAGCTGAACAACTTTGAGAATACAATGGAACGTCTTAAATAA
- a CDS encoding cytochrome ubiquinol oxidase subunit I yields MDEVLIGRVLTGMTLGFHIIFATIGVGVPIVFMVLEFLGLRNKDAQYLTMARRIAKGYTVTVAVGVVTGTIIGLQLSLIWPDFMRLGGQIIALPLFMETFAFFFEAIFLGIFLYTWDRFKNPWYHWLLNIPIVLGSTLSAVFITTVNSFMNTPAGFDFEGGEFLNIDPIAAMFNPSTWVRVFHVVVTAYMTIAFLMATVSAVKLLRASHKEDKTYHKKGLKVMMSIGIIMAGLTILAGDLSAKFLHEHQPEKLAAFEWHFETEERADLVLFGILDEETQEIKYELRIPWALSFLAGNSFDTEVTGLNDIPEDEHPPLIIHYFFDLMVFFGMYGFGIAAVYFIVKLTKRWTKIHEYHPGLLYMYALAGPLSFLAIEAGWFLAEMGRQPWIVRGYMRVSEAVTEASGLGITLIAFALLYMVLGVTCVYVLLRMFKGRSAEEDKLNWYGESGIVSKGEGGRLP; encoded by the coding sequence ATGGATGAGGTATTAATTGGACGGGTCCTGACCGGCATGACATTAGGTTTTCATATTATTTTTGCAACTATCGGGGTCGGTGTTCCAATCGTATTTATGGTTCTTGAATTTTTAGGATTAAGAAACAAAGATGCGCAGTACTTAACAATGGCACGCCGTATTGCGAAAGGTTATACGGTAACAGTCGCTGTCGGTGTTGTGACCGGTACGATTATCGGTCTGCAGCTGTCGTTAATATGGCCTGACTTTATGAGGCTCGGCGGTCAGATTATAGCGCTGCCTTTGTTTATGGAAACATTTGCGTTTTTCTTTGAGGCTATTTTCCTCGGAATATTTTTATATACGTGGGATCGTTTTAAAAACCCTTGGTATCACTGGCTTTTAAACATACCAATTGTTCTCGGTTCTACTTTATCAGCAGTGTTTATTACAACTGTGAACTCATTTATGAATACACCGGCCGGATTTGATTTTGAAGGCGGAGAGTTTTTAAATATCGATCCGATTGCCGCGATGTTCAACCCTTCCACATGGGTCAGAGTATTTCACGTTGTCGTTACGGCGTATATGACAATTGCATTCCTAATGGCGACAGTCAGTGCAGTTAAACTGCTGCGTGCATCGCATAAAGAGGATAAGACATATCACAAAAAAGGCTTAAAAGTGATGATGTCAATCGGTATCATTATGGCCGGTCTGACGATTCTGGCAGGTGACCTGTCTGCTAAGTTCCTGCATGAGCATCAGCCGGAAAAACTTGCCGCTTTTGAATGGCATTTTGAAACAGAAGAACGTGCGGATCTCGTGCTCTTCGGTATATTGGATGAAGAAACACAGGAAATTAAATATGAGCTGCGTATTCCATGGGCGCTGAGCTTTTTAGCCGGCAACTCTTTTGACACTGAAGTTACAGGATTAAATGATATCCCGGAAGATGAACACCCGCCGCTCATCATTCATTACTTCTTTGATCTTATGGTGTTTTTCGGTATGTACGGTTTCGGTATTGCAGCGGTGTACTTTATCGTTAAGCTTACGAAACGATGGACGAAAATACATGAGTATCATCCGGGACTCTTATATATGTATGCGCTGGCGGGTCCATTGTCATTCCTTGCAATAGAAGCGGGCTGGTTCCTGGCAGAGATGGGACGTCAGCCGTGGATTGTACGAGGTTATATGAGAGTATCTGAAGCAGTGACAGAGGCGAGCGGTCTCGGTATTACACTGATTGCATTTGCGCTCTTGTATATGGTACTCGGTGTTACTTGTGTTTATGTACTTTTAAGAATGTTTAAAGGCCGGTCAGCGGAGGAAGATAAGCTGAACTGGTACGGTGAGTCCGGTATTGTATCGAAAGGTGAAGGAGGTCGGCTGCCATGA
- the auxA gene encoding lipoteichoic acid stability factor AuxA gives MISKLRNRSEVIISFVLGVFFIVLGLFILFNTGQIRNEEEPVEEDKIETIFDLINAFFVEVSNMLSVMIGGFPILAGILIILFGLFMFKVGSWINTTTKYDVPLTFFFIGLSLVLFIVTTVLMTQAYGLWALLFLAAFIIHLLFSIFNEYLNPEHRKEHYMIILLFYGIAYFFTQNAVYSNIESTITPTDVLSINLFFALVWVSSFMALWVGVFMLKANNLLKKPAAAEPEKLSRLNKKNKKMNFTPDKYLGFSGKLYDFRNTILDKLKRFFETDLPSWFKVNYLEVLFGIIVLIFVFLEFNNRNGVFVEGYFRLNQMQTIYEWVNLFITLVLAVLYLVFTIMNLVKNKYYHRQMIVIFVLWLNVTVSLYITLFKDVELSLFILPFNVFLVLLLTPLLLISIFKEFKGEDKNEPDRKI, from the coding sequence ATGATAAGTAAATTAAGAAATCGCAGTGAAGTGATTATAAGTTTTGTACTCGGTGTATTTTTTATTGTATTAGGTCTTTTTATTTTATTTAACACCGGTCAGATCAGAAACGAAGAAGAACCTGTGGAAGAAGATAAGATTGAAACCATATTTGATTTAATCAATGCATTTTTCGTTGAAGTATCAAATATGCTGTCGGTAATGATTGGCGGATTTCCTATTCTGGCAGGAATCCTGATTATTCTGTTCGGGCTGTTTATGTTTAAAGTGGGGTCGTGGATTAATACGACGACCAAATACGATGTGCCCCTGACATTTTTCTTTATCGGGCTGTCACTGGTGCTGTTTATCGTCACAACGGTATTAATGACACAGGCATACGGATTATGGGCACTCTTATTCCTTGCAGCATTTATTATACACTTACTGTTCAGTATTTTTAATGAGTATTTAAATCCTGAACACCGTAAAGAACATTACATGATAATACTGCTGTTTTACGGTATTGCATATTTCTTTACGCAGAATGCGGTGTATTCAAATATAGAATCGACAATTACACCGACGGATGTACTGTCGATTAATTTATTCTTTGCACTCGTCTGGGTATCATCATTTATGGCACTCTGGGTTGGAGTGTTCATGCTTAAGGCGAACAACCTCCTGAAAAAACCGGCAGCTGCAGAACCGGAAAAATTATCGAGATTAAATAAGAAAAATAAAAAGATGAATTTTACCCCGGATAAATATCTGGGATTCTCCGGAAAGTTATACGATTTCCGCAATACGATTCTCGATAAGCTGAAGCGGTTCTTTGAAACAGATTTGCCGTCATGGTTTAAAGTCAATTACCTCGAAGTACTTTTCGGCATTATCGTATTGATATTCGTCTTTTTGGAATTTAATAACCGCAACGGCGTCTTTGTCGAAGGTTATTTCCGATTGAACCAGATGCAGACGATATACGAGTGGGTAAATCTGTTTATTACACTCGTGCTTGCCGTGCTGTATTTAGTGTTTACGATAATGAATCTCGTGAAAAATAAATACTATCACCGCCAGATGATCGTTATTTTCGTTCTCTGGCTGAATGTAACGGTAAGTCTGTATATAACTCTGTTTAAGGATGTGGAGTTATCTCTGTTTATTTTACCGTTTAACGTGTTTCTGGTATTACTGCTGACACCGCTTTTACTGATCAGCATATTTAAGGAATTTAAAGGGGAAGATAAAAATGAACCGGACAGAAAAATTTAA
- a CDS encoding acetamidase/formamidase family protein produces the protein MSHHKLSKDNLFYAMSKDNEPALKVSLGDTVDIETHDCFTGQITDEESSFGGLDWERINPASGPIYIDGIYAGDVLKVTINKIDISDTGVMVTGPGMGVMGDILENSLVRIYDVDTTNNRVDFNGLSIPVNKMIGVIGVAPPDTPVNNGTPDTHGGNLDSLKMAEGITLYLPVYHDGALFGLGDVHAAMADGEVSVSGLEVTANVNVTFEKAEILKTEHPVIINRDGIYLNVSDESLDTAVDTSVRKMAELLQPKTDLSMEEFTMLMSLAGQAEINQVVDPKKTARYFVPNYILDHYGIHFK, from the coding sequence ATGTCACATCACAAGCTTTCAAAAGATAATCTTTTCTATGCAATGAGCAAAGATAATGAACCAGCATTAAAAGTCAGCCTCGGGGATACTGTCGATATTGAAACACACGACTGCTTTACAGGCCAAATTACAGACGAGGAAAGTTCGTTCGGCGGACTCGACTGGGAAAGAATTAATCCCGCATCAGGTCCTATTTACATAGATGGTATTTATGCCGGAGATGTTTTAAAAGTAACAATTAACAAAATCGACATATCAGACACCGGCGTGATGGTTACCGGTCCCGGTATGGGCGTTATGGGTGATATACTGGAAAATTCACTCGTGCGTATTTACGATGTCGATACGACTAATAATAGAGTCGACTTTAACGGCCTTTCAATTCCTGTAAACAAAATGATTGGTGTCATTGGAGTTGCACCGCCGGATACTCCGGTAAATAACGGTACACCGGATACTCACGGCGGAAATCTGGATTCACTTAAAATGGCAGAGGGTATTACATTGTACCTGCCTGTGTATCATGACGGTGCTCTGTTCGGACTCGGTGACGTTCACGCTGCAATGGCAGACGGTGAAGTCAGTGTTTCCGGTCTTGAGGTCACTGCCAATGTCAATGTTACATTTGAGAAAGCCGAAATCCTCAAAACAGAACACCCGGTCATCATTAACAGAGACGGTATCTACCTCAATGTTTCCGATGAAAGTCTCGATACAGCTGTCGATACTTCTGTTCGTAAAATGGCAGAACTCCTCCAGCCGAAAACTGATTTAAGTATGGAAGAATTTACTATGCTGATGAGTCTTGCCGGACAGGCGGAAATCAATCAGGTGGTCGACCCGAAAAAAACTGCACGCTACTTTGTTCCGAATTATATTCTCGATCATTACGGTATTCATTTTAAATAA
- a CDS encoding cytochrome d ubiquinol oxidase subunit II, producing the protein MDYEIIGVTVLWTFLYLYVIIASIDFGAGFFNFYSKLTGDDNIISPIIARYLSPVWETTNVFFVFFFVGIVGFYPDTAYYLGTTLLIPGSVALILLSIRGSYYAFNSYNTESKLSWSALYGITGLLIPASLSVALVISEGGYINETAAGIDLNVEELIFSPYGWSVVFLAIISVLYISSGFLTFYAAKAEDKKASNLTRTWFLIWTIPTLVITQFTFLGLRQHNYEHFVRAQDYWYLFGLSLLAMMTAVFLVWKRRNYGTAFIMIMLQYGFAFYGYGISKLPYILYPYVNINDAVVNENMAFALTVVFVLGLLLLIPSLFLLARLFLFDKDYVKGKKKY; encoded by the coding sequence CTGGATTATGAAATTATCGGTGTCACGGTTCTGTGGACGTTCCTGTATCTGTACGTCATTATCGCATCAATTGATTTCGGTGCAGGATTCTTTAACTTTTATTCAAAACTGACGGGTGACGACAATATTATCAGCCCGATTATCGCACGGTATTTAAGTCCGGTATGGGAGACGACCAACGTATTCTTTGTGTTCTTCTTCGTCGGCATCGTCGGATTTTATCCGGACACAGCGTATTATTTAGGCACAACGCTGTTAATCCCGGGTTCTGTGGCATTAATACTGCTGTCGATTCGCGGTTCGTACTATGCGTTTAACTCGTATAATACCGAAAGCAAATTGTCGTGGTCGGCGCTGTATGGTATAACAGGTCTGCTGATTCCTGCGTCACTGTCTGTCGCGCTTGTTATTTCAGAAGGCGGTTATATTAACGAAACTGCAGCAGGTATTGATTTGAATGTTGAAGAATTGATTTTCAGCCCGTACGGATGGTCGGTCGTGTTTCTTGCAATTATTTCGGTTCTGTATATTTCCAGTGGTTTTCTGACATTTTATGCAGCAAAAGCAGAGGATAAAAAAGCGAGTAATTTAACGAGAACATGGTTTCTCATTTGGACAATTCCGACACTGGTTATTACACAGTTTACATTCCTCGGTCTCAGACAGCATAACTACGAGCACTTCGTGCGGGCGCAGGATTACTGGTATTTATTCGGACTGAGCCTTTTGGCAATGATGACTGCCGTTTTCCTGGTCTGGAAACGCCGCAATTACGGTACCGCATTTATTATGATTATGCTGCAGTACGGTTTTGCATTTTACGGCTATGGAATAAGCAAGTTGCCATATATTCTTTATCCGTATGTAAATATTAATGATGCTGTTGTGAATGAAAATATGGCATTTGCATTGACAGTTGTGTTCGTGTTAGGTTTACTATTATTAATTCCATCATTATTCCTCCTTGCAAGACTGTTCTTGTTCGATAAGGATTATGTAAAAGGGAAGAAAAAATATTAG
- the ptsP gene encoding phosphoenolpyruvate--protein phosphotransferase → MPEIITGLKLSEGIGFGSIFISTEADIEISEREIEAAEIDAEISSYKDSIQQAHIQLRKLRENVGEHLDEDSAAIFDAHIMMLDDPGFNEHIINHINNLNNAEQAIQLAGEVYITKFESLDSEYMKARALDVKDICMRLIANVQGVQLTDLSRVDEPVVVVAEELTPSASAQLDSKYVRGIITVKGGITSHSAIIARSLNIPAVSGAGDILSKVNHGDDIILDGFTGDIVLAPTEIEMAAYSEKKKAQEQREEKLKDYIGKETKTLDGINISLYANIKGPEDVKDVSDNDAEGIGLYRTEFLYMNRMNLPSEEEQYKAYKAVLSSQGDKPVIIRTLDIGGDKELSYLNLPKESNPFLGERSIRFLLKNEEIFKTQLRALVRASEHGNLKVMFPMVTTIDEFNRAKALLVEEKERYETENSKTLNDIAAGIMVETPSAAMISDQLAKHVDFFSIGSNDLIQYTMAADRLNEQVSDLYQPYHPSVLGLIKKVIDSGRNNDKWVGICGEMACDHKSIALLTGFGIDELSVSPGNILGIREYISNIKKTDMEQLSEQVLTCDSAEDVLYLIEEHLNLT, encoded by the coding sequence ATGCCGGAAATTATTACAGGTTTAAAATTGAGTGAAGGAATCGGCTTTGGAAGTATTTTTATTTCAACGGAAGCAGATATCGAAATCTCGGAAAGGGAAATCGAAGCTGCTGAAATTGATGCGGAAATATCGTCGTACAAAGACAGTATTCAACAAGCTCATATCCAGCTGCGCAAACTGAGAGAAAATGTAGGTGAACACCTCGATGAGGACAGCGCCGCAATTTTTGATGCGCATATTATGATGCTGGATGATCCAGGCTTTAATGAGCATATTATTAATCATATCAACAATCTTAACAACGCAGAGCAAGCAATTCAGCTTGCCGGAGAGGTGTACATTACTAAATTCGAATCATTGGATTCGGAATATATGAAAGCACGTGCACTGGATGTTAAAGATATCTGTATGCGTTTAATAGCGAATGTACAAGGTGTGCAGCTGACTGATTTATCGCGCGTGGACGAACCTGTAGTAGTTGTGGCGGAGGAACTGACTCCATCCGCTTCAGCACAATTGGACAGTAAATATGTAAGAGGTATTATTACTGTAAAAGGGGGCATCACCAGCCATTCTGCTATTATTGCCCGCAGCCTGAACATACCTGCTGTTTCCGGAGCCGGGGATATATTGTCGAAAGTGAATCACGGCGATGATATTATTCTCGACGGCTTTACGGGAGATATCGTACTCGCGCCGACAGAAATTGAAATGGCGGCATACAGCGAAAAGAAAAAAGCGCAGGAACAACGGGAAGAAAAGCTGAAGGATTACATCGGTAAAGAAACGAAGACGCTCGATGGCATTAATATTAGCCTGTATGCGAATATTAAGGGGCCGGAAGATGTTAAAGATGTATCTGACAACGATGCTGAGGGCATTGGACTTTACCGCACGGAATTCCTGTATATGAACAGAATGAACCTGCCGTCGGAAGAAGAGCAGTATAAAGCGTATAAGGCAGTCCTGTCTTCTCAGGGCGATAAACCGGTTATTATCCGCACGCTTGATATTGGCGGTGATAAGGAACTGTCATATTTAAATCTTCCGAAAGAGAGCAATCCGTTTCTCGGAGAGCGCTCCATACGTTTCCTGTTAAAGAATGAAGAAATTTTTAAAACGCAGCTGCGTGCACTGGTCAGAGCAAGTGAACACGGGAATTTAAAAGTAATGTTCCCGATGGTTACGACAATCGATGAGTTTAACCGGGCAAAAGCACTGCTTGTGGAAGAAAAAGAACGCTACGAAACGGAAAACAGCAAAACATTAAATGATATCGCCGCGGGAATTATGGTGGAAACACCTTCTGCTGCGATGATCAGTGATCAGCTGGCAAAACACGTAGACTTTTTCAGTATCGGATCCAACGATTTAATTCAATATACGATGGCTGCAGACCGGCTGAATGAACAGGTAAGTGACTTATATCAGCCTTATCATCCGAGCGTGCTCGGCCTGATTAAAAAAGTGATTGACAGCGGCCGAAATAATGACAAGTGGGTTGGAATCTGCGGAGAAATGGCATGTGATCATAAATCGATTGCACTGCTTACAGGTTTCGGAATCGACGAACTGTCAGTGTCACCTGGAAATATTCTCGGCATCCGTGAATATATTTCAAACATCAAAAAGACCGATATGGAGCAGCTGAGCGAACAGGTGCTGACATGTGACAGTGCGGAAGATGTTTTGTATTTAATCGAGGAACACTTAAACTTAACTTAA
- a CDS encoding formimidoylglutamase: protein MNRTEKFNYSGRTDDASVHERVHQIIKEYGGEQGVHVITGFSSDEGVRRNKGTQGAAEGPFKVREKMGSYAFTGELYDAGTVIGTEDLEGSQQNLGNVLAEIYNNGSFPLIIGGGHETFYGHYLGARQVFSGKIAIVNFDAHFDLRNERPSSGTMFYQILSQDKKADYYCLGLQPQGNTKTLYDTADEFGVKYYSIDEIRETDAAEEILEALKGYDAVVMTLCMDSLQQSIAPGVSAPSPNGYTAAEIHNLIKRFAALPNLKSFDISEVSPPLDENDRTSAMAASILYKFLTVRQSY from the coding sequence ATGAACCGGACAGAAAAATTTAACTACTCGGGCCGTACGGATGATGCGTCAGTGCATGAGAGAGTGCATCAGATTATTAAGGAATACGGCGGAGAACAGGGTGTACATGTAATTACAGGATTCAGTTCCGATGAAGGCGTCAGGCGGAACAAGGGAACGCAGGGGGCAGCAGAAGGTCCGTTTAAAGTACGTGAAAAGATGGGCTCTTATGCATTTACCGGTGAGCTGTACGATGCAGGTACAGTAATCGGCACTGAGGATCTCGAAGGTTCCCAGCAGAATCTTGGAAATGTGCTGGCTGAAATTTATAACAACGGCAGTTTCCCGCTTATTATCGGCGGAGGACACGAGACCTTTTACGGCCACTATCTCGGAGCGAGACAGGTGTTCTCAGGGAAAATAGCGATAGTCAATTTCGATGCGCATTTTGATCTGCGCAATGAGAGACCGTCATCCGGCACGATGTTTTATCAGATTTTATCTCAGGATAAAAAAGCAGATTATTATTGTCTTGGGCTGCAGCCGCAGGGCAATACGAAAACACTTTACGACACTGCTGATGAATTTGGTGTTAAGTACTATTCAATTGATGAGATTCGTGAAACCGACGCAGCGGAAGAAATATTGGAAGCACTGAAAGGATACGATGCAGTCGTCATGACACTGTGTATGGATTCACTCCAGCAGTCGATTGCTCCGGGGGTCAGTGCACCGAGCCCGAACGGTTACACGGCAGCTGAAATTCACAATCTTATAAAGAGATTTGCCGCCCTCCCGAATCTGAAAAGCTTCGATATTTCGGAAGTTTCACCGCCGCTTGACGAGAATGACCGGACAAGTGCGATGGCAGCAAGCATTCTTTATAAATTTTTAACCGTCAGGCAGTCATATTAA
- a CDS encoding MFS transporter, producing the protein MQRQSRKPAVLFLSLPVLAWALFDFANTIFSANIVTLFFPQYITEIIGTDARLEQISSTVIAYANAASALLLILFSPLFGVLMDRTGKRKKYIIIFTLLTVGSSILMGIFGGVNTGTIFGIPNGLFLTIILFVFAKFAYSSGNVFYDGMLSSLGNKKEVPLISGFGVALGYLGTLFGIFSVLIIIGDHSIHNAFWLSGILFLLFALPLFFINRDPVQKPKPKQQFLKGYKDIYRTFREARDYPSIFFFMIAYFFINDALATAIAMMQPYATTVVGFEAGAFLIVFMVATLFSIIGALVFGFVNQKYGSKPTFSIIGLLLAFAITIAALPLPMWTFWIAASLFGIAMGSVWVVSRTIIIELSPEGREGQFFGLFAFSAKMSAIVGPFIYGTITLLLSDFGTLASRIAITSLLIMVIIGLYFHSKVKIPHDGTV; encoded by the coding sequence ATGCAGCGACAAAGCCGTAAACCGGCCGTTTTGTTTTTATCACTGCCTGTTCTAGCCTGGGCCTTATTTGATTTTGCCAACACGATATTTTCGGCTAATATTGTGACATTATTTTTCCCGCAATACATAACTGAAATTATTGGTACGGATGCGCGTCTGGAACAGATATCTTCGACGGTTATTGCATACGCCAACGCCGCCAGTGCGTTACTGCTTATTTTATTTTCACCGTTATTCGGAGTATTGATGGACAGAACAGGGAAACGTAAAAAATACATTATCATTTTTACGCTTTTGACAGTAGGGTCATCAATTCTGATGGGGATATTTGGCGGTGTGAATACAGGAACGATATTCGGTATTCCGAACGGACTGTTCCTGACGATTATTCTTTTTGTCTTTGCTAAATTTGCATACAGTTCCGGCAATGTTTTTTACGACGGCATGCTGTCCTCTCTCGGGAATAAAAAAGAGGTGCCTCTTATATCAGGGTTCGGTGTAGCGCTGGGTTATCTGGGCACACTGTTTGGTATATTCTCAGTGCTGATAATTATTGGAGACCACAGTATTCATAACGCATTCTGGCTGAGCGGTATTCTATTTCTGCTCTTTGCGCTGCCATTGTTTTTTATCAACAGAGATCCTGTTCAGAAACCAAAACCGAAACAACAGTTTCTTAAAGGCTATAAAGATATATACAGAACGTTCAGGGAAGCGAGGGACTATCCCTCAATATTCTTTTTTATGATTGCCTATTTCTTTATTAACGATGCGCTCGCAACAGCAATTGCGATGATGCAGCCGTATGCAACAACAGTCGTCGGCTTTGAGGCGGGGGCATTCCTCATCGTCTTTATGGTGGCAACGCTGTTCAGTATTATCGGTGCACTCGTATTTGGTTTCGTAAATCAGAAGTACGGTTCAAAACCTACTTTCAGCATAATCGGTCTGCTGCTCGCATTCGCGATTACAATCGCGGCATTGCCGCTCCCGATGTGGACATTCTGGATTGCGGCGAGTTTATTCGGTATTGCGATGGGATCGGTCTGGGTAGTGTCGCGGACGATTATTATCGAACTGTCACCTGAAGGCAGGGAAGGCCAGTTTTTTGGTTTATTCGCCTTCAGTGCAAAAATGAGTGCAATCGTCGGACCATTTATATACGGCACAATTACATTATTGCTGAGCGATTTCGGTACACTCGCATCCCGTATTGCAATAACGAGTCTGCTTATTATGGTCATTATCGGATTATATTTCCACAGCAAAGTGAAAATACCTCACGATGGGACAGTTTAA